TTGCACTCTTATTTGTAACTAACCCAACTTACTTTAACTTGAATTGCAAACGATTGTGGCACAATAAGTATTTACAGGGGATTATAAACACAAAAACCTAAAAATGGCTAATTTTATATTTTCTTCAAAAAAATTGCCATTCTTTCTATTGCCTTTTCTATTTTCTCTGTAGATGTTGCATACGAACATCTTATAAACCCCTCTCCGCACTCACCAAAGATATTCCCAGGAACCGTTGCAACATGCTCGGAAAACAAGAGCTTTTCTGAAAAATCATCAGAGGACAACCCTGTCTTTTCAATGGAGGGGAAGACAAAAAATGCACCATCTGGCATCAAACAGGAAAGGCCAATGGAATTTAATCCGTCAACAATAAGTCTCCTCCTTCTTGAAAACTCATCCTTTATATCAATAAAGCTATTGCTAGATAAAGCAGAAAGGCCTGCATATTGGCTCATAATAGGAGCACAAAGGATGATATATTGATGAATCTTGCACATAGCAGAGATAATTTCCTCACATCCTAATGCATAGCCAAGCCTCCATCCTGTCATAGCATATCCCTTTGAAAATCCAGAAAGCCATATTGTTTTATCTTTCAAAAACGAGGCAAATGGTTTATGCTCTATCTCATAGGAAAGAAGCCCATATATCTCATCTGATATAACAATAATATCATTCTCTTTGCAAACATTAGCGATTGCAAAAAGTTCATCTTTTGTATATGTCATTCCAGTAGGGTTATTTGGATAGCAAAGAATAATTGCCTTTGTTTTGCTTGTCAGCCTTTCTTTAATATCGTCTGGTTTTATCCTAAATTTATTAGAAAATTTTGTAGGAATAACAATAGGCTTTCCACTTGCCATTATCACACAGGGCTTATAGGAGACATAGGATGGTTCTGGAATAAGAACCTCATCATCTGGCTCTAATATAGCCCTAAGTGCAAGATCAATAGCTTCTGATACGCCAACCGTAATCAATACCTCATCTTTTGGGTCGTAAGAGAGGTTATATTTTGAATAGACCACCTCGCTTATCTTTTCCCTTAAAGGAAGAAGCCCCCAATTTGATGTATATGTTGTCCAACCCTTTTCTA
The DNA window shown above is from bacterium and carries:
- a CDS encoding aminotransferase class I/II-fold pyridoxal phosphate-dependent enzyme, which translates into the protein MLSKRVLEIPPSGIRKFFDLITGMPDVISLGVGEPDFPTPWHIREDALYSIEKGWTTYTSNWGLLPLREKISEVVYSKYNLSYDPKDEVLITVGVSEAIDLALRAILEPDDEVLIPEPSYVSYKPCVIMASGKPIVIPTKFSNKFRIKPDDIKERLTSKTKAIILCYPNNPTGMTYTKDELFAIANVCKENDIIVISDEIYGLLSYEIEHKPFASFLKDKTIWLSGFSKGYAMTGWRLGYALGCEEIISAMCKIHQYIILCAPIMSQYAGLSALSSNSFIDIKDEFSRRRRLIVDGLNSIGLSCLMPDGAFFVFPSIEKTGLSSDDFSEKLLFSEHVATVPGNIFGECGEGFIRCSYATSTEKIEKAIERMAIFLKKI